The following DNA comes from Flavisolibacter ginsenosidimutans.
GCTGAAGGTGTAGAAGTCCTTGTTGTAATGGTCTTCAATGTCAACGGCATCGCCGATGTGTTTAAATTCTTTCAAATGAAAGTGGCCGTGAAGCGTGGTGATGAAACTAAATGTGCCTTTGTGGTCTTCTTCTTTTTCTTTCACAAGCGTTTGCAAAAGCTGTTCTGTTTTTTGCAGCGTAGCACCGTCGGCTGAAGAAAGATAATACAGCGTGGCGGCCATGCTTTCGTAATCGTTGCGGTAGCGTATCCAGATGTCTTGCCGCAGGAACCACACGCGGTGCTTTTGCTTGTAGCGGCTTTCTTTTTTGATGAATTCCTGCTCGGTGTAATCGTCTTTCCAGCGTTGCGGAAAGGAGGCGTTCAGTTCTTTTTCCAACGCGGCATACTCCACGCGGAAGAAGGCTTTTTTATTAGGTGCCGTTCCGTTGAGGTGAAAAAAATAAGCCGCCACTTTGATGTCGTCATCGGTGTCGTACACGCTGGAAAGGTGGCTGCTTAAATCGTCTTCGTCGTCGTCCTGAAAAAACATGGGTGCTGGCCGTTAGGGCTTCCAATTTACGAATTAATTTCCGGCGCGGTAGTACAGCGTACTGCTGTTCTCTTCCCTGAAAATCTCCTTGCTAATGGCCTGGATTTCGTCCACCGTTACGGTGTTGTATCTGTCTAGTTCCGTGTTCATTAAAGCGGCATCACCCAGCAGTTCATAGTAAGCCAAACTGTTGGCGCGGTTCATCACGCTCATGTCTTCAAAAGCGATGGTGCTTTCGGTTTTGTTTTTTACTTTTTGCAGTTCGTCGCCTGAAATTTTTTCGGCTTTCAATTTTGACAGTTCTTCTTCCACGGCCGCCTCCGCGTCTGCCATCTTCACGCCTTTTACCAACTTGCCTTCAATGGTCAGCAAACCCGCATCGGTTGTGCCGAAATGATAACACTCGATATTGCTGAACAATTTTTTTTCTTTTACCAACGCCTGGTACAACCTTGACGAACCGCCGCCGCCCAAAATTTCGGTAATCAAATCCGACACGTAATAGCGATGATCGAGGCGGCCGTAAATGTGCCAGGTTTTGTAAAAAGCATCCAGCGGCACAGGTGCGTGAACTTCTAAACGCTTGGCTACCTTTTGCTCCGGTTCTGCGGGCAATTGCCGGTTGTATTTTTCTCCGCTCTCAATGGACCCAAACCATTTCTCGGCAAGTGCTTTCACCTGTTCGGTCGTTACATTTCCGGCGGCCACTAAAATGGCGTTCACCGGGCGGTAATGTTTAAAGAAGAAATCCTTTACGTCTTGCAGCCCGGCGTTTTCAATGTGCGAAAGCTCTTTGCCGATGGTCATCCATTTATAAGGATGCACGTCGTAAGCGAGGTTGCGCAGCTTGAGCCACGCATCGCCGTAAGGTTTGTTGAGGTAATGTTCTTTAAATTCTTCCATCACCACCTTGCGTTGCACGTCCAAACTGTTCTCGCTAAAGCCCAGCGACAACATGCGATCACTTTCGAGCCAGAAGGCCGTCTCCAGATTTTCTGCGGGAAGCTGTATATAATAATTGGTCAAATCGTTTGTGGTGTAAGCGTTGTTTTCGCCACCGGCCATTTGCAAAGGCTCGTCGTAAACGGGAATGTTGATAGAACCGCCGAACATCAGGTGTTCAAACAGGTGCGCAAAGCCCGTGCGGTTGGGGTCTTCGTCTTTTGCTCCTACGTCGTACAGCACATTCACCACCGCCATCGGCGTTGATGTATCCCGGTGCACCAAAACCCGTAAACCGTTCGCTAACGTAAACCGTTCAAATTGTACCACTGCTTGTTTTTTGTTGGAAGGCAAATGTAGGACGAGGAACGAAGACAGAGGTCAGAAGACAGAAATGCACCCTCTGTCTTCTGCTTCTATTTGTTCTTCAAAATATTCTTCACCTTAAACGTTACTTGTATTAATTCGCCGGCCCTTTGTACAATCACCTTTACTTTGTCGCCAGTGCTTTGCAGGGCTGCTTTGTACTGCGCCATGCTCTGCGAAAAATTAGTGTTCACCGCTACTACCACATCGCCTTCGAGCAGGCCGGCGGCTTCGGCTGGCGAACCCCTTGCCACATCGCCAACGATGATGCGGCCGTTGATGTAATACAATTCCACACCTGAATAAGCATAGTCGAAATTGTCGTTATAATGACTGTTGGGCAGAAGATAAAATTCGCGTCGTTCGTAATTAATAACGACGTTGAAGCGCCGCAGGAGATCGTTGCCGATCAAGCCACCGAGATGCGGGTAAGAAAGCACGTTGTTGGCATCCTCAAAAATATTTACCGGCACGTTGCGGAATTTATAAGGCCCCAGCTTTACTTCTTTGATGGTGGTAAGGTACATGTCCACCTTTCCGCCCAAGCCTTCGGCTTCTTTTACAAACAATTTGCGGTTGGGCCGCAGCAGGGCGCTGTCGCTAATAAAATCGCGGGTAAAAAGCAAGTTTAATCCCGCACCCATGTCAATCAGGAATCGCGGCTCAACAAGCCGTTCGTCTTTCACCTTTGCCGTTTGCACAGGCAGTGTGGTAATTACGGGATTTAGCATGTAGCCGCCACGCGGGTACTTCAGTTGTCCCCGCGACCAAAACTCAATCGTGCTGCTGTCGTAATCGAGCTTGAGAATGTAGCGGCTGAACACCGAATAACCAATGATGCCGTCGATCGGCTCGCCGTACACCGAGGTAAGAATGGAATAATCGTTTACGTGAAAATTCAGGCTGTCAATGGTAAGGCCGGGCAGGTGCAGGTTGCGGTTATTTAGGAAGGAAACGGCCTTTACGCCGGCAATGCCTTTGATGGTGCGCCCGGAGGCAATGGGCTTAAGACGGAAATAATCAACCGTGGACGAATCGAGCGAAATGCCCCCGCTGCCCGTGTCTAAAATAAAACTTAAGGTATCGGGAAAAGTATCAAAGCGGGCTTTCAAAAGAATCACGCCGCCGGTGAGTTGTATAAAATTAAACTTGGTGAGAAGCCTCGCAGGTTCACGAACTTCCTTCTGCGCCAAAGAAGCGTGCACGATTGCGAACAACGGTATTAGCAAAAACAATCTTCTCACCTTCGCTTCTTGAAATGATTAGACAACAATCGTTTGAAATAGGCTGCTAAAGGGCAGTGTTTAAAAATAGGCTAAGGTTTATATACCAAGAAACCTTTCGTCAAGTTTCCCTTTTACCGTCCTGTATCTTTGCGGCGCTATGAACCTTTCAAGCCTTTACGACAAAGCCCTTGCTTCAGAATTCCTGGAAATTGAAGAAGGCATGTTTCTTTTTGAAAATGCACCACTCACGGCCCTGATGTACGTGGCCGATGAACTGCGCAAAGGCCGCGTGCCGCACGGAAAAGTAACCTGGCAGATAGATCGTAACGTGAACACCACAAACGTGTGCGTTGCCAACTGTAAGTTTTGCAATTTTTACCGCATACCGGGCCATGCCGAAGCCTACATCACCGACATGCCCACCTACCGCAAAAAAATTGAAGAAACCGTCAAGTACGGCGGCGATCAATTGCTTTTGCAGGGCGGCCATCATCCCGAACTTGGGCTGGATTTTTATACGACTACTTTTCGCGCCATCAAGCAAGAATATCCAACGATAAAGCTGCATGCACTCGGGCCGCCCGAAGTGGCGCACATCTGCAAGCTGGAAGGCAAAAGCCACCGCGAAGTACTGACGGCATTGAAAGAAGCGGGCATGGATTCTTTGCCCGGCGCCGGCGCGGAGATTTTAGTTGATCGTGTGCGTCGCTTAATCTCCAAAGGCAAATGCGGCGCAGACGAATGGCTTGCCATTATGCACGAAGCGCACAAGTTAAACATCACTACATCCGCAACAATGATGTTTGGACATGTAGAAACCATCAGAGAACGGTTTGAACATTTGGTAAAGATCAGGGACGTGCAGGCAAAGAAACCCGAAGGCGCCAAAGGTTTTCTTGCTTTTATTCCGTGGACCTTTCAGGACGTGGATACGTTGCTGACAAAGATTCGCGGCGTACACAACTTAACCACGCCGGAAGAATACATCCGGACGATTGCCATCAGCCGCATCATGCTGCCGAACATCAACAACATACAGGCTTCGTGGCTGACCGTGGGCAAGCAAACGGCGCAACTTTGTTTGCACGCCGGGGCGAATGATTTCGGTTCCATCATGATTGAAGAAAACGTGGTGAGTGCCGCGGGTGCGCCGCACCGGTTTACTTCGCGAACGATTCAGGATGCGATCCGCGAAGCGGGCTTCGAGCCGCAGTTGCGCAACCAACAGTACGAGTGGAGAGAGTTGCCAAAGATGGAGGAGCAGGTGGTGAATTATTGAGCGGAGACTTTCCGTTTTTATAATTGAAACTTACTTATGTTTGGAACAAGGAAATTCGTGGATATAATGTAAGCCGGAGTCCGAAAGCAGCCAATTGTTAGTGATAACTATGAAAATATTTCTTCTCCTTTTTGCCTTTCTTCAAAGCTTTTTGGCACCTTTCTGTAAAGAAAAAAAGTTAGGCTGTGCTGATGTGAGAAACGGAACATTTCACATTTATCCTGCGAATGGCAAAGAACATTATTTGATTATTCGGAAGGACACGCTTCAAACAGAAACGAACCTAAGAGCAGGAACAACTTCTTATTGGAGAGTAAAATGGATATCTAATTGTACGAACACAACGCAATACATTTCAGGCGGAAAAATAGAATCGAAGGAACAAGAAGCCTTTTACAGAAAATCTACAGCTACGTTTACAATTTTACAAGTCACAAAGAACTACTATGTTTTTTCTGGCTCGCTCAGCACACCGAAGGGTAAAATGTACACGTACACTGACACAGCGTGGTTGCATAAAAAATAATCGGCATAGAAAGTATTGACAAATGGACGGCTTATGAAGTCCTCGCTAACCTTCATGTTCTTTACAATTTCAGAGAGCCGACTTTTGTTTGCAACAAAAGCCCCGAAAAGAATTTTGTAACTTCATTCCATGCTTCTTAATGAACTTGTTACAATTGACCCGGAAATTTTAGGCGGCCAACCGGTATTTAAAGGAACCCGTGTTCCTGTTGAAACCTTGTTTGACCATTTGGAAGCCGGTGTTTCACTCAATGAGTTCCTCGACGATTTTCCCGGCGTTACAAAAGAGCAAGCAGTTGCCGTATTGGAAGTTGCGAACAAATTTTTGACCGCTAAAAACTTGGCAACGTTGTATGAAACTGCTACTGGATGAAAATCTTCCCAAACGCTTAAAGGCGGACTTTCCAGAACATGAAGTTTTTACAGTAAGAGAACAAGGTTGGAACGGAATTAAAAACGGCCGGTTAATGCAGTTGATGATTGACAACGGTTTTGATGCCTTACTAACCTTCGATAAAAATTTGCAGCACCAACAAAATTTTCAGAAACATCCACTCACTGTCTTTGTTCTTTCGGCAGCCAACAATACCTATGCAATGCTTACAGGACTTTCGGCTAAGGTTGAAAAGCATTTACAGAAAGGAAATCTTTTCAAAGGTGCGATAGTAATAAGGGAAGAATGAAACACCCTCAATGCTGCCGCATCAAATACTTCTCCAACGCTTCCACCGCACCATCTTTTACCTGCTCTGATTCTTCATTCACGGCCAACCACTCATCATGGCCGCGACGAAAACAATACTCCGCCTTCGAAGATCCTTTCGGAATAAAGCAATACATCTCGTTTTCAAAAATGATGTGGTATTCTTCCTGCCGGCCGTTGAGCGAAAGCGTTGTCCAAAAAAGATCTTCCATGATGATGCGGTTTTGTGTTTAACGAAACAGGACACGCCATTGGCGTGTCCCTCTTGTCTCCTGAATTCTATCTCCTGTCTCCTGACTAATTCGTTCCCGGCTCGGTCGCGGCTTTTGATTGTTGCAACAGTTGCAAAATCTGGTCAAGCTTGGGTGCCAGAATAATCTCGGTGCGGCGGTTGCGCTGGCGGCCTTCCGGCGTGCTGTTGGTGTCCACCGGTTCAAAATAACTGCGGCCCGATGCGGTCACTCTTGTTGGATCAACCGCGTAGGTATTCGTAAGCAACCGAACGATAGACGTTGCTCTTGCCACGCTCAAAGCCCAGTTGTCTTCAAATGTTTTGCGGATGGGAATGGAATCGGTATGGCCTTCTACCACCACGTTAATATCAGGACTGTTGTTTAATGCCTGCGCTAAAGTTGCCAGCGCCTGCTTGCCTTTTTCGTTTACCACCGCGCTGCCCGAAGGGAACAACAAACTTTCCTGCAGGCTCACGTACACACGGCCGTTCTTGGTGAACACGGTCAGTTCGTTAGAATTAAAGCCGGTCAGCGCATCGGCCATTTTCTTGCGCAGGTTTTCTACCGCCTCGCTTTGCTGTTGCAACAGCTTGCGCAAGTCAAGCAAACGTTGTTGTTCGGCTTCCAGTTGCTTTTGTGTAAGGTTGGCCTGGCCGCTTGCCTGCGAGTATTTTTTCAGCGCTTCGTCAATTTGCCCAATGAGGCGGGCATTGTCTTTTTGCAGGTTTTCAATCTGTCCTTTCAAACGAACGATTTCATCGGCTTGCTGCGTGCTTTGGCTCATCAGACTTTGTTCGCGACTTAAAGCTTCTTGATATTTTTTCTGCGAAACGCAGGATGAAAAACAAAGTACCAATGCGGAAAAGATGAGACTGTTGTAAACGAACTTCATCGGTAAGGGTTTTGTGCAAAGGTCTTAAAAATTATGCCATTGTGGTTAGTTGATTCGTTGATAAGTTGATTGGTTGAATAGTGAACGAGGCTTTTGCCAGTTAACAAGTCAACGAATCAACGAATCAACTAAATTGCTTCATGCACATCAATTTTGAATTTAAAGCAAGGCTCCGGGATATTGCTGCCGCAGAAAAAATACTCTTGCAGCAAAAGCCTTTGTTCGTTGGCGAAGATCACCAGACTGACACGTACTTCAACGTTGCAAACGGCCGTTTAAAATTGCGCGAAGGCACCATTGAACACGCCCTGATTTTTTACGAACGAACAAACACGGCCGCAGCTAAGCAATCGAACGTAATGCTTTACCAACATAAACCGGACGAGGCGCTGAAACAAATTCTTGCGCAATCACTCGGCGTTAAAGCCGTTGTGGACAAGCGGCGCAAAATCTATTTCATCAACAACGTAAAGTTTCATTTTGATAACGTCGAGGGCCTTGGCCAGTTTGTAGAAGTAGAGGCCATTGACAAAGACGGAAGCATTGGGCTGGACAAACTGAAAGAGCAATGCCTGCATTACCAAAACCTGTTGAACGTTACAGCCGATGATTTTATGGCCGGATCGTACAGCGACATGCTGCTGGCAAAAAAATCCTCACTCGCCTGACTGCCTTTTTTGTTGTCAAAAAACTTAAGGCACTGACTTTCCAATCCTTAAGCAATAGCCATTTTCTGGCATAGCTTTTTAAGTACTCTTTCAAAAGCAGGCTATGAAAAAAGAAAATAGATTTTCCGAACCGGAGTTGTCCAATGTAACGGTTGACGACCTGTTAAAAGAAGATACGCTGCAAGTGAACGGACATTATTTCCCCGAGGAAGACGATGACGACGACGATGATGACGCGGACACGGAAGATGATTTGGTCTTGGGCGATGACGACGAAGCCGAAGGCAATGAAGAAGAGTATGAAGTGGACATCGAGGATGATGATGCCGACCCTGAAGAAATAGACGATGATGACCTGGTGTTAGACACCGATGACGACCTTGATGAAGACGAAGATGATGACGACCTTTAATCAGTAGTCTATTCTTTTAAAAGGCTGCACCCACGGGTGCGGCTTTTTATTTTTGGCCCAATAACCGAAGCAAGCGCTCTGCGTCCCGCACGGCGTGTGCGCCAATGTCGTTGTTGAAATAAGCCCATACGTTGTGGCCTTCTCCTGCCCAGGTTAGAAACTTGCGGGCAAAGCTTTGCAGGGCTTCATCGCTGTAAGCAGAAGCATACAACTCGGCCGGCCCGTGAAAACGAACGTAAATGTTTTTCGCCGTCACCATTTCGGAATACGGAAAGAAATTGCCCGATTGTGAAATCACCAGGCCAATGTTGTACTTGGCCATCAGTGTTAAGCTCATCTCTTGGAGCCAGCTTTCGTGGCGCACTTCCATTACAAATTGATAGCGGCGATAACGCTCTTGCAACAAGGCATAAAAACGTTCGGTTGCATCGTGGTGAAAACGTAGGACGGCCGGTAATTGTATCAACACTGGCCCCATCTTTTTCTGCATCGTTTCAAATACAGAAAAGAAACGTTCAAGCGGCTCTTCTGGATCGTTCAGCTTTTTCATGTGCGTGAGGTAGCGGCTCATCTTGGGGCAGAAAAGAAAATCGTCCGGCACCTGCCCGGTCCATTTTTGCACCGTTTCTTCGGAAGGCAAACGGTAAAAGCTGCCGTTGATTTCAGTAGTGGAAAAGTGCTCGGCGTAAAAGGGCAGCCACTTTGTTGCCGACAAGCCCTGCGGGTAGAAAACAGCCTTCCAGTGTTTGTAACTCCAGCCCGATGTGCCAACGTGAATTCTTTCTTTCACAGTCTTAACAAAAAAAATTTCGGGCCATACAACGTCCGGCCTTTGCGCATCGTCAATAAAAATGAAAAACCCAATCAATGAAATTGCTCCCCCGTAAAAGGTCAACCGCAGTTTTGGTAGAAAACCAAAAGCCGCTACCGTCGCTGCTTTCCTGTTTGTTGATGGACGCCATTGGCAGCGCGGTTATTTTAATTCCCGTTGCCGGAGAGGTTATCTGGGCGCCCATTTCCGCCTTTCTTTACTGGCGAATGTTCGGTTTCCGCAAGGGTTTTTTGGGCGGCGTATTTTCCTTTGTGGAAGAGCTGATCCCCGGTCTTGATTTTATCCCTACGTTTACTATAAGCTGGGTGCTTCTTTATTTTAAACGCAACAAAGCAGCACTCTCCATCCGGCCCTTTATTCGGTGACAATTCGCCAATTTTAATTGCTTAGTTCACCAAAAAATGCGTCATCGGTCAGGCGCATTTTTTATTGGCAACGGAGAGAGTTAAGAGTTATGAATTAAGAGTTAGGAATTGAATTAACACACTTGCATTTATTTAATAACCCGTGCTTATTACGCTTCACGCACAACTCATAACTCATAACTCTTAATTCATAACCCTTAACTCCTGCTGCTCACTTCACTCTTACAAGAAGCATCCGGTTCAGTTCCTTTTGCCGCGTGGCGGGATTAAGAAAGGGAAGTTGCAACATCGTAATCTCGTAGTCGGCGTGCTGAATGGTTTGCAAAACCGGCAAGCCTTTTTGCTTGAGGTCGTTAAAGCCGTTGTTGTCGGTCATGATCCAAACCGGCGAAGGCTGATTGAGTACGGAGCCGGTAAATTCTTTTCGCAGTTCCGCCGTGTAAAAACAATAGGACGAACTATACACATTGGGCCAGAACCAAACCCGTTTCGCATCCACTTTTTCCTTCGTAGCAAAAGCCAGTTCGTTGCCTGCCTGGTAGCGCAAAAGCTGCGGGTAAAAATTGGTGTTGAGCAAATAAAAAAGTAGCAGCATCGTAACAACCGATGCACCAACAATTTTTTGCAAGCGGCTGCGCAGGCGAAGAAGAATAAAAACAGTGATTGCCAGCAAAAGCAAAAAGCCTCCAATTACCAAAACGTTTCTGGCGGGGAAGGCCCACACGTTAATTGCACCGGCCAACAGCAAAAGCAAAACGCAAAGAACTGCTTGCACAATCAGCAATGCTTTCCCATTTCTTCGCTTTTGTTCGTTCTCCAGTAAATAAAAAGCCGTAAGCACGGCCGCAGCCGGAAACATGATGTTGAGATAATGCGGCAGCTTAAAGCCCGAGAAGGTAATGAGCAAAGCCATCGTTGCAAACGTGGCCGTTGTCAGCCACTCCTGTCTGCGGGTAAAAAAGGTTTTTACGCGGTTGAAAA
Coding sequences within:
- a CDS encoding M16 family metallopeptidase yields the protein MVQFERFTLANGLRVLVHRDTSTPMAVVNVLYDVGAKDEDPNRTGFAHLFEHLMFGGSINIPVYDEPLQMAGGENNAYTTNDLTNYYIQLPAENLETAFWLESDRMLSLGFSENSLDVQRKVVMEEFKEHYLNKPYGDAWLKLRNLAYDVHPYKWMTIGKELSHIENAGLQDVKDFFFKHYRPVNAILVAAGNVTTEQVKALAEKWFGSIESGEKYNRQLPAEPEQKVAKRLEVHAPVPLDAFYKTWHIYGRLDHRYYVSDLITEILGGGGSSRLYQALVKEKKLFSNIECYHFGTTDAGLLTIEGKLVKGVKMADAEAAVEEELSKLKAEKISGDELQKVKNKTESTIAFEDMSVMNRANSLAYYELLGDAALMNTELDRYNTVTVDEIQAISKEIFREENSSTLYYRAGN
- a CDS encoding aspartyl protease family protein is translated as MAQKEVREPARLLTKFNFIQLTGGVILLKARFDTFPDTLSFILDTGSGGISLDSSTVDYFRLKPIASGRTIKGIAGVKAVSFLNNRNLHLPGLTIDSLNFHVNDYSILTSVYGEPIDGIIGYSVFSRYILKLDYDSSTIEFWSRGQLKYPRGGYMLNPVITTLPVQTAKVKDERLVEPRFLIDMGAGLNLLFTRDFISDSALLRPNRKLFVKEAEGLGGKVDMYLTTIKEVKLGPYKFRNVPVNIFEDANNVLSYPHLGGLIGNDLLRRFNVVINYERREFYLLPNSHYNDNFDYAYSGVELYYINGRIIVGDVARGSPAEAAGLLEGDVVVAVNTNFSQSMAQYKAALQSTGDKVKVIVQRAGELIQVTFKVKNILKNK
- the mqnC gene encoding cyclic dehypoxanthinyl futalosine synthase, with translation MNLSSLYDKALASEFLEIEEGMFLFENAPLTALMYVADELRKGRVPHGKVTWQIDRNVNTTNVCVANCKFCNFYRIPGHAEAYITDMPTYRKKIEETVKYGGDQLLLQGGHHPELGLDFYTTTFRAIKQEYPTIKLHALGPPEVAHICKLEGKSHREVLTALKEAGMDSLPGAGAEILVDRVRRLISKGKCGADEWLAIMHEAHKLNITTSATMMFGHVETIRERFEHLVKIRDVQAKKPEGAKGFLAFIPWTFQDVDTLLTKIRGVHNLTTPEEYIRTIAISRIMLPNINNIQASWLTVGKQTAQLCLHAGANDFGSIMIEENVVSAAGAPHRFTSRTIQDAIREAGFEPQLRNQQYEWRELPKMEEQVVNY
- a CDS encoding DUF433 domain-containing protein; the encoded protein is MLLNELVTIDPEILGGQPVFKGTRVPVETLFDHLEAGVSLNEFLDDFPGVTKEQAVAVLEVANKFLTAKNLATLYETATG
- a CDS encoding DUF5615 family PIN-like protein; the protein is MKLLLDENLPKRLKADFPEHEVFTVREQGWNGIKNGRLMQLMIDNGFDALLTFDKNLQHQQNFQKHPLTVFVLSAANNTYAMLTGLSAKVEKHLQKGNLFKGAIVIREE
- a CDS encoding OmpA/MotB family protein — protein: MKFVYNSLIFSALVLCFSSCVSQKKYQEALSREQSLMSQSTQQADEIVRLKGQIENLQKDNARLIGQIDEALKKYSQASGQANLTQKQLEAEQQRLLDLRKLLQQQSEAVENLRKKMADALTGFNSNELTVFTKNGRVYVSLQESLLFPSGSAVVNEKGKQALATLAQALNNSPDINVVVEGHTDSIPIRKTFEDNWALSVARATSIVRLLTNTYAVDPTRVTASGRSYFEPVDTNSTPEGRQRNRRTEIILAPKLDQILQLLQQSKAATEPGTN
- a CDS encoding class IV adenylate cyclase, giving the protein MHINFEFKARLRDIAAAEKILLQQKPLFVGEDHQTDTYFNVANGRLKLREGTIEHALIFYERTNTAAAKQSNVMLYQHKPDEALKQILAQSLGVKAVVDKRRKIYFINNVKFHFDNVEGLGQFVEVEAIDKDGSIGLDKLKEQCLHYQNLLNVTADDFMAGSYSDMLLAKKSSLA
- a CDS encoding DUF72 domain-containing protein, with the translated sequence MKERIHVGTSGWSYKHWKAVFYPQGLSATKWLPFYAEHFSTTEINGSFYRLPSEETVQKWTGQVPDDFLFCPKMSRYLTHMKKLNDPEEPLERFFSVFETMQKKMGPVLIQLPAVLRFHHDATERFYALLQERYRRYQFVMEVRHESWLQEMSLTLMAKYNIGLVISQSGNFFPYSEMVTAKNIYVRFHGPAELYASAYSDEALQSFARKFLTWAGEGHNVWAYFNNDIGAHAVRDAERLLRLLGQK